A region from the Palaemon carinicauda isolate YSFRI2023 chromosome 16, ASM3689809v2, whole genome shotgun sequence genome encodes:
- the LOC137655426 gene encoding uncharacterized protein: MSTSYTSALLSNWIVIFCIPEHITSDSVTTFISLLRKSLENLLNITFQQTTAYNPAANAEMVYGNSWSFLPIFFSLLSHPVISSAYMFWENLLNAFRLTSHQLSNTCLKICTRHILRNDNSKPRLLLPDTFLFFVILHTPKAFLLNLHGKEDKVSIHCLKPAYLLPDDPPSASGSRTASFYTWLSVENMGYEILV; this comes from the exons ATGTctacctcatatacatctgccttactctcaaatTGGATTGTGatattttgtatccctgagcatattacttctgacagtgtaACCACTTTCATCTCTCTATTAAGGAAATCCTTAGAGAATCTCTTGAATATCACCTTTCAACAGACAACGGcgtacaaccctgctgccaacg ctgaaatggtgtatggcaactctTGGTCGTTCCTgccaatatttttttctctactATCTCATCCTgtaatctccagtgcctacatgttttgggaaaatttactcaatgccttcagacttacaagccaccagctaagcaacacatgctTAAAGATCTGCACTCGGCATATCTTGCGAAACGACAATAGCAAGCCAAGGTTATTGCTCCCTGACACGTTCCTCTTCTTTGTGATCCTTCATACTCCTAAAGCATTCCTCCTGAACTTACATGGCAAAGAGGATAAGGTCTCCATTCATTGTctgaaacctgcatatctcctgccagatgatccaCCTTCT GCCAGCGGATCACGTACTGCCTCATTCTACACCTGGTTGTCTGTGGAGAACATGGGATATGAAATTCTTGTCTGA